From Eubacterium sp. 1001713B170207_170306_E7, the proteins below share one genomic window:
- a CDS encoding TrpB-like pyridoxal phosphate-dependent enzyme yields the protein MAKIPYRFYLSEEDLPKQWYNLRADMKEQPDPLINPGTMQPAAESDLYPVFCEKLAHQEMDGETRYFDIPEPVQEMYRIYRPSPLIRAYNLEKALDTPAKIYYKFEGNNTSGSHKLNSAIAQVYYAKEQGLTSLTTETGAGQWGTALSEASSYFDIPLTVYMVKVSYEQKPFRKAVMQVFDGKVVPSPSETTDIGRKILAENPGTSGSLGCAISEAVETAVKTEGCRYVLGSVLNQVLLHQSVIGLESKKAMEILGEYPDVVIGCAGGGSNLGGLIAPFMQDKLTGKADPRIIAVEPASCPSLTRGRYAYDFCDTGKITPMAKMYTLGSGFIPSANHAGGLRYHGMSPILSKLYHDGYMEATSVEQTRVFEAAVYFAKKETILPAPESAHAIRAAMDEALRCKETGEAKTILFGLTGTGYFDMTAYSAYLEGRMNDYIPTDEDLQKGFDSLPKIPGIQE from the coding sequence ATGGCAAAAATACCCTACCGTTTCTATTTGAGTGAAGAGGACCTGCCGAAACAGTGGTATAATCTGCGGGCAGATATGAAGGAGCAGCCCGATCCCCTGATCAACCCGGGCACCATGCAGCCCGCGGCGGAGTCCGATTTGTATCCCGTTTTTTGTGAAAAGCTGGCGCACCAGGAGATGGACGGAGAAACCCGTTATTTCGACATTCCAGAACCCGTTCAGGAAATGTACCGAATCTACCGGCCGTCGCCGCTGATCCGGGCCTATAACCTGGAAAAGGCACTGGACACCCCGGCGAAGATCTATTACAAATTTGAGGGCAACAACACCTCAGGCAGCCACAAGCTGAACTCCGCCATCGCTCAGGTGTACTACGCCAAGGAGCAGGGCCTCACCAGCCTGACGACAGAGACCGGAGCCGGACAGTGGGGCACGGCGCTCTCAGAGGCAAGCTCCTATTTCGACATCCCCCTGACCGTGTACATGGTGAAGGTCTCCTACGAGCAGAAGCCCTTCAGAAAGGCCGTTATGCAGGTCTTTGACGGAAAGGTGGTGCCAAGCCCCAGCGAGACCACAGACATCGGCCGCAAAATTTTGGCCGAAAATCCAGGAACCTCCGGAAGTCTGGGCTGCGCCATCTCCGAAGCGGTGGAAACCGCGGTCAAAACCGAGGGCTGCCGCTATGTGCTGGGCTCCGTGCTCAATCAGGTGCTGCTGCATCAGTCCGTCATTGGCCTTGAGAGCAAAAAGGCCATGGAAATCTTGGGAGAATACCCTGATGTTGTCATTGGCTGCGCCGGCGGCGGCTCAAATCTCGGCGGCCTGATCGCCCCGTTCATGCAGGACAAGCTTACCGGAAAGGCCGACCCCAGAATCATCGCGGTCGAGCCGGCCTCCTGTCCGTCGCTGACCCGCGGCCGTTACGCCTACGATTTCTGCGATACAGGCAAGATCACACCAATGGCCAAAATGTACACCCTGGGCAGCGGCTTTATCCCTTCCGCCAACCACGCGGGCGGTCTGCGCTACCACGGAATGTCCCCGATCCTGTCCAAGCTGTACCACGACGGGTATATGGAAGCCACCTCTGTGGAGCAGACCCGCGTGTTCGAGGCGGCGGTCTATTTTGCCAAGAAGGAAACCATCCTGCCCGCGCCGGAATCGGCCCACGCGATCCGAGCCGCCATGGACGAAGCCCTGCGCTGTAAGGAAACCGGAGAGGCCAAAACCATCCTCTTTGGCCTGACCGGCACCGGCTATTTTGATATGACCGCGTATTCCGCCTATCTCGAAGGCCGGATGAACGACTATATCCCAACCGATGAGGACCTCCAGAAAGGCTTCGACAGCCTGCCGAAGATCCCTGGGATTCAGGAATAG
- a CDS encoding cupin domain-containing protein has protein sequence MFTIHENEKEYRHGDHGPKYLMMGPKSNFGIVQLLPGNVVPPHYHEIMEENFYILEGTVSMTVDGTERTFRHGDFIHLEPGEIHQLENKTGSVVRFVVTTSPFMDHADKVEV, from the coding sequence ATGTTCACCATTCACGAAAACGAAAAAGAATACCGCCACGGCGACCACGGGCCTAAGTACCTGATGATGGGCCCAAAATCGAATTTTGGCATTGTTCAGCTGCTTCCCGGCAATGTGGTGCCGCCCCATTACCATGAAATCATGGAAGAAAATTTTTATATACTGGAGGGCACAGTCTCCATGACGGTGGACGGCACTGAACGCACCTTCCGCCACGGCGACTTCATCCATCTGGAGCCCGGCGAGATCCACCAGCTTGAGAATAAAACCGGATCGGTGGTCCGCTTTGTGGTCACCACCAGCCCCTTCATGGACCACGCGGACAAAGTAGAGGTATAA
- a CDS encoding MerR family transcriptional regulator encodes MFTIGEFSKLGRVSPRMLRYYDAMGLLRPSSIGENGYRYYEAAQLETLSQIETLKSYGFALSEIGSLLELPEHELAARLHRRRLDAYDEIYALRKKLRHMEDAMMKMEKSDLLKDQYHVIVMETPAQRVYGIRRKINISETGDLFDELYRKVDALGLKRCGAAQQVYLGEEFNYESMDIEAQVEVSGEDPDIKVIPARLCVATTHTGPFEGLHNAYDAICSWLAEHPEYKVTGPSVERYLKDVDAVKSEEELETGILFPVEKVQ; translated from the coding sequence ATGTTCACCATAGGAGAGTTTTCAAAATTAGGGCGCGTTTCACCGCGCATGCTTCGGTATTATGACGCCATGGGCCTGCTGCGCCCAAGCAGCATCGGGGAAAATGGCTACCGCTACTACGAGGCCGCGCAGCTGGAAACCCTGTCCCAGATTGAGACGTTAAAGAGCTATGGCTTTGCTTTGTCCGAAATCGGCAGTCTGCTTGAGCTGCCGGAGCACGAGCTGGCCGCACGGCTCCACCGCCGGCGTCTGGATGCGTATGATGAAATTTACGCCCTCAGGAAGAAACTCCGCCATATGGAGGACGCCATGATGAAAATGGAAAAAAGTGATTTATTGAAGGACCAGTATCATGTTATTGTAATGGAAACGCCAGCGCAGCGGGTTTATGGTATCCGCCGGAAAATTAATATCAGCGAGACAGGAGACCTGTTTGACGAGCTGTACCGAAAGGTTGACGCGCTGGGGTTGAAGCGCTGCGGCGCGGCCCAGCAGGTTTACCTGGGAGAGGAGTTCAACTACGAAAGCATGGATATCGAGGCTCAGGTCGAGGTAAGCGGAGAGGACCCGGACATCAAGGTCATACCGGCCCGCCTGTGTGTCGCCACCACCCACACCGGCCCCTTTGAGGGCCTGCATAACGCCTACGACGCGATTTGCTCATGGCTGGCGGAGCACCCCGAATATAAGGTGACCGGCCCGTCGGTCGAACGCTATCTGAAGGACGTGGATGCGGTTAAAAGTGAAGAGGAGCTGGAAACCGGCATTTTGTTTCCGGTTGAAAAGGTACAGTAA
- a CDS encoding helix-turn-helix transcriptional regulator codes for MKQPERLPGLPVLAHTPTHLYIAPHPLLRPYIAHYTFCAQGPLPESRLPEQLTLIPDASGCVVFSCGGSDLSGCFWGPTTKTVVVLGDAEKIPLRFFIEFLPGGANRLLGLNLKDFTDRREPLESVHPCLDAGIRRAFEQLPETAHLTRTLDALLLESLAGFPGNPKPLPPILGQLSGLATVRAAAEKIGYSERHLQRLVTEALGMRYKTFTRLTRINLAMQRMEKDPVAFTRLAQSLGYYDQAHFNHDFKAVCGESPTKYYAHMSDFYNERYKF; via the coding sequence ATGAAGCAGCCTGAAAGACTGCCGGGATTACCGGTCCTGGCACACACACCGACCCATTTATACATCGCGCCCCACCCCTTATTAAGGCCTTACATCGCCCATTACACCTTTTGCGCCCAGGGGCCGCTTCCCGAAAGCCGTCTCCCTGAACAGCTGACCCTGATCCCGGACGCCAGCGGCTGCGTGGTCTTTTCCTGCGGCGGCAGTGATCTGTCCGGCTGTTTCTGGGGGCCTACCACTAAAACCGTCGTGGTTCTGGGAGACGCGGAAAAGATTCCGCTGCGTTTTTTTATCGAGTTTCTCCCCGGAGGCGCCAACCGGCTCCTGGGGCTGAACCTCAAGGATTTTACCGACCGCCGGGAGCCGCTTGAAAGCGTGCACCCCTGCCTCGACGCTGGGATAAGAAGGGCCTTTGAGCAATTGCCGGAAACCGCCCACCTGACCCGCACGCTGGATGCCCTGCTGCTGGAGAGCCTGGCCGGGTTTCCCGGAAACCCAAAGCCCCTGCCGCCCATTCTCGGGCAGCTCAGCGGTCTCGCCACAGTCCGGGCCGCCGCCGAAAAAATCGGGTATTCTGAGCGCCATCTCCAGCGTCTGGTCACAGAGGCCCTGGGCATGCGCTACAAGACCTTCACCCGTCTGACCCGGATCAACCTGGCCATGCAGCGCATGGAAAAGGACCCGGTGGCCTTCACCCGACTGGCCCAGTCCCTCGGCTATTATGACCAGGCCCATTTCAACCATGATTTTAAAGCGGTCTGCGGCGAGTCCCCCACAAAATATTACGCCCACATGTCGGATTTTTACAATGAACGCTATAAGTTTTAG
- a CDS encoding helix-hairpin-helix domain-containing protein, whose translation MKSDLQTIPGVGPSMEKQLLELGYSSVASLKGADPEEMYARECRQRGEQLDRCALYVYRLAVYFAENTQYEPEKLKWWNWKD comes from the coding sequence GTGAAAAGCGATTTACAAACCATCCCGGGGGTAGGCCCAAGTATGGAAAAGCAGCTGCTGGAGCTCGGCTACAGCAGCGTGGCTTCTTTAAAGGGGGCCGACCCTGAGGAAATGTATGCCCGGGAATGCCGGCAGCGGGGCGAGCAGCTGGACCGGTGCGCGCTCTATGTCTACCGGCTGGCGGTTTACTTTGCAGAAAACACCCAGTATGAGCCTGAAAAACTAAAGTGGTGGAACTGGAAGGACTGA
- a CDS encoding VOC family protein — translation MKYNAFMLVVSDMEKSRAFYEKLLGLKVAMDLGVNVSYDCGVALQTKETWLEFIDRPEDAVCFGGNDTELYFEEEELDSFLKILERQDVPLVRPLFTQAWGQRVVRFYDPDRHIIEVGEPLSLVIKRFLSQGLSVAETAGRTMCPLPYVQLLAKELEAEKHG, via the coding sequence ATGAAATACAACGCATTTATGCTTGTCGTATCGGATATGGAAAAATCCCGGGCTTTTTATGAAAAGCTGCTGGGGCTGAAGGTGGCCATGGATCTGGGCGTCAATGTCAGCTATGACTGTGGCGTCGCCCTCCAGACAAAGGAAACCTGGCTGGAATTCATCGACAGGCCGGAGGACGCCGTCTGTTTTGGCGGCAACGATACGGAGCTGTACTTTGAGGAGGAGGAGCTGGACAGCTTCCTCAAAATTCTGGAGCGCCAGGACGTGCCGCTGGTGCGGCCGCTGTTCACCCAGGCCTGGGGACAGCGGGTAGTCCGTTTTTATGACCCTGACCGCCACATCATCGAGGTGGGCGAGCCCCTCTCGCTGGTGATCAAGCGGTTTTTGTCCCAGGGCTTAAGCGTCGCCGAGACCGCGGGGCGCACCATGTGCCCGCTCCCCTATGTTCAGCTTCTGGCAAAGGAGCTGGAGGCGGAAAAGCATGGATAA
- a CDS encoding MmcQ/YjbR family DNA-binding protein, which translates to MDKYPWIDACFLEKKGVEKAWQAEWEAMKYLLHGKMFAFMGTHKTGDPILTLKLPPEEGLALRAAYPGAIIPGYYMNKVHWNTLYLERDVPEDTVRKMLDSAYETILKSLPKKVQREIEEVS; encoded by the coding sequence ATGGATAAATATCCCTGGATCGACGCCTGCTTTCTGGAGAAAAAAGGGGTTGAAAAGGCCTGGCAGGCCGAATGGGAGGCGATGAAGTACCTGCTTCACGGTAAGATGTTCGCCTTTATGGGCACGCACAAAACCGGCGATCCCATCCTTACGCTGAAGCTGCCGCCCGAGGAGGGCCTGGCCCTCCGGGCCGCCTACCCCGGCGCCATTATCCCCGGCTATTACATGAATAAGGTCCACTGGAACACGCTCTACCTTGAGCGTGACGTGCCCGAGGACACGGTCCGGAAAATGCTTGACAGCGCCTACGAGACGATTTTAAAAAGCCTGCCAAAAAAGGTGCAGCGTGAAATTGAAGAAGTGTCATAA
- the ytvI gene encoding sporulation integral membrane protein YtvI, protein METEKRRAFIIHFTYFAILALLCFAALKYALPLLAPFVIGFLLAYLLRGPVRLLSDRLRLNRKVSAVVVVLVFYGTIGILIALLGIKAFTVARELIFNLPQIYAGHVEPVLMGIFDGVEQSVLRMDPALVAALEEMFDRLVQSLGQMVSSLSVGAMGAVSDIASSLPGLFIKLLLMIISTFFIAIDYDRLTGFVMHQLSGKTKTVFVQIKAYVVGTLFVCIRSYALIMSITFVELVLGLTLIGVDNALLIAFVIAVFDILPVLGTGGIMIPWTVITALQGNYPLALGLLLVYLVVTVVRNIIEPKIVGSQIGLHPVITLASMFVGLQLFGVVGLFGFPILLSLLCHLNETGTIRLFKPVEDPL, encoded by the coding sequence ATGGAGACTGAAAAACGGCGGGCCTTTATTATTCATTTCACGTATTTTGCCATTCTGGCGCTTCTGTGCTTCGCGGCGCTTAAATACGCGCTGCCCCTGCTGGCGCCCTTTGTGATCGGCTTTCTTTTGGCTTATCTGCTGAGAGGCCCGGTCCGGCTGCTGTCGGACCGGCTGCGCCTGAACCGGAAGGTCTCGGCAGTGGTGGTGGTGCTGGTTTTTTACGGCACCATCGGGATTCTGATCGCACTCCTTGGGATCAAGGCCTTTACCGTCGCCAGAGAGCTGATCTTTAACCTGCCCCAGATCTATGCGGGGCATGTGGAGCCTGTGCTCATGGGCATTTTTGACGGGGTCGAGCAGTCCGTGCTCAGGATGGACCCGGCCCTGGTGGCGGCCCTTGAGGAGATGTTTGACCGCCTGGTGCAGTCGCTGGGGCAGATGGTCTCCAGCCTGTCTGTGGGGGCCATGGGCGCGGTGTCGGACATCGCTTCCTCGCTGCCCGGGCTTTTTATCAAGCTGCTGCTGATGATCATCTCCACCTTTTTTATCGCCATCGACTATGACCGCCTCACAGGCTTTGTCATGCATCAGCTGAGCGGAAAAACCAAAACCGTGTTTGTCCAGATCAAGGCGTATGTGGTGGGCACGCTCTTTGTGTGTATCCGCTCTTACGCGCTCATCATGAGCATTACCTTTGTGGAGCTTGTGCTGGGCCTGACCCTCATCGGCGTGGACAATGCCCTGCTCATCGCCTTTGTCATCGCGGTGTTTGATATTCTGCCCGTGCTGGGCACAGGCGGCATTATGATTCCCTGGACGGTGATCACGGCTTTGCAGGGCAATTATCCCCTGGCGCTGGGCCTGCTGCTGGTTTACCTGGTGGTGACGGTGGTGCGCAACATCATCGAGCCCAAAATTGTGGGAAGCCAGATTGGACTTCATCCCGTAATCACGCTGGCCAGTATGTTTGTGGGCCTCCAGCTCTTTGGCGTCGTGGGGCTTTTCGGGTTCCCGATTCTGCTCTCACTGCTGTGCCATTTAAACGAAACGGGGACAATCCGCCTGTTTAAGCCTGTGGAGGATCCCCTGTAG
- a CDS encoding Na/Pi cotransporter family protein: protein MGVTDVLGLLGGLALFLYGMQMMSSGLEAAAGNRMKQILERLTSNRFLGVAVGAAITAVIQSSSATTVMVVGFVNSGMMTLIQAVWIIMGANVGTTITGQLIALDVGALAPLFAFCGVALVVFTKKVKLHHWGLIVAGLGILFIGMDMMSAAMMPLRDSPAFVSLMTRFSNPALGILAGAVFTAAIQSSSASVGILQALAVSGVIGLPSAVYVLFGQNIGTCITAVLASIGTSRNAKRTTVIHLLFNVIGTTVFTVICILTPLTAFVQSLSPANPAAQIANMHTLFNLATTLMLLPFGTLLAKAAVRILPERPSEKSGGRQLLYIKPVEASLEYQMGTSAIIVNGVWRELRRMAEMVNENLEQGFQGVLEKSSRYTEAVAESEAYVNYLNTEISRYISHVITYELNEEDGILVSAFFKICGSLERIGDHAVNISEQARLLEQKQIAFSDEAQEEIQSLRQVSIGVLDSLSRLEAITEKRLAEIADYEQEMDDLTLEYQRNQMARMKKGCCSDEACVIYSEILMDIESIGDHILSIGEVLVQASSKGTAVDAGQEVYAR from the coding sequence ATGGGTGTTACGGATGTTTTGGGCCTGCTCGGAGGGCTGGCCCTGTTTCTGTACGGAATGCAGATGATGAGCTCCGGCCTGGAGGCCGCAGCGGGCAACCGTATGAAGCAGATACTGGAACGGCTGACGTCGAACCGGTTTCTGGGAGTGGCCGTCGGGGCGGCCATCACGGCGGTTATTCAGTCCTCATCGGCCACAACCGTCATGGTGGTGGGTTTTGTCAACTCAGGCATGATGACCCTGATCCAGGCCGTCTGGATCATTATGGGAGCCAATGTCGGCACGACCATCACGGGCCAGCTCATCGCGCTGGACGTGGGGGCTCTGGCGCCGCTGTTCGCCTTCTGCGGGGTCGCCCTGGTGGTTTTTACCAAGAAGGTGAAGCTGCACCACTGGGGGCTTATCGTCGCCGGGCTGGGCATTTTGTTCATCGGCATGGATATGATGAGCGCGGCCATGATGCCGCTGCGCGACTCGCCGGCCTTTGTAAGCCTGATGACGCGATTTTCCAACCCGGCCCTTGGGATTCTGGCCGGGGCGGTCTTTACAGCCGCGATCCAGTCCTCGTCGGCCTCCGTCGGGATTCTGCAGGCCCTGGCCGTCAGCGGCGTGATCGGCCTGCCCAGTGCGGTGTACGTGCTGTTCGGGCAGAATATCGGCACCTGCATCACGGCGGTGCTGGCGTCCATTGGCACCAGCCGCAACGCCAAGCGCACCACCGTGATCCATCTGCTGTTTAATGTGATTGGAACCACTGTTTTCACCGTGATCTGCATACTGACACCGCTCACCGCCTTTGTCCAGTCGCTGTCTCCCGCCAACCCGGCGGCCCAGATCGCCAACATGCACACGCTGTTTAATCTTGCCACAACGCTGATGCTGCTGCCCTTTGGCACGCTGCTTGCAAAGGCGGCGGTCAGGATTCTGCCCGAGCGCCCGTCCGAGAAAAGCGGTGGCCGCCAGCTTCTGTACATCAAGCCTGTGGAGGCATCGCTGGAATACCAGATGGGAACCTCGGCGATTATTGTGAACGGGGTATGGCGTGAGCTGCGGCGCATGGCGGAAATGGTCAACGAAAATCTGGAGCAGGGCTTCCAGGGTGTTCTCGAGAAGAGCAGCCGCTATACCGAGGCGGTGGCCGAGTCTGAAGCGTATGTGAATTACCTGAATACAGAGATTTCCCGGTACATTTCCCATGTAATCACCTATGAGCTCAATGAGGAGGACGGTATTCTGGTATCGGCGTTTTTTAAGATATGCGGCAGCCTCGAGCGTATCGGAGACCACGCGGTCAACATCAGCGAGCAGGCCCGTCTGCTGGAGCAGAAGCAGATCGCGTTTTCCGACGAGGCCCAGGAGGAGATACAGTCACTCCGGCAGGTGAGCATCGGGGTGCTGGATTCCCTCAGCCGGCTGGAGGCCATCACCGAAAAAAGACTGGCCGAGATTGCCGACTACGAGCAGGAGATGGACGACCTGACCCTTGAATACCAGAGAAACCAGATGGCGAGGATGAAAAAAGGGTGCTGCTCAGATGAAGCCTGCGTGATCTATTCCGAGATCCTCATGGATATCGAGAGCATTGGCGACCATATTCTGAGCATCGGGGAGGTGCTGGTACAGGCCAGCAGCAAGGGCACGGCTGTAGATGCCGGCCAGGAAGTCTATGCGAGGTAG
- a CDS encoding AAA family ATPase, translated as MFSTLYLSRFSIDRDDPAYGQSYLSDLPVIQRLESFSFEKNITFFCGENGTGKSTLLEALAVRYGFNPEGGSKNFNFHSRDTHSALYQFIRLTRGLVLPEDNYFLRAESFYNVASEIENLETQEYGGGGLYNSYGGISLHAQSHGESFLALIQNRFRGRGLYILDEPEAALSASRQMTLLSLIHNLAEGGSQFIIATHSPILLACPDADIHVLSPDGGLARTPYKETEPYLLTKMFLEDPERMLHYLLN; from the coding sequence ATGTTCAGTACCCTTTACCTCAGCCGCTTTTCCATCGACCGGGACGATCCGGCCTACGGCCAGAGCTATCTCTCCGACCTTCCGGTTATTCAGCGGCTTGAGTCCTTTTCCTTTGAGAAAAATATCACCTTTTTCTGCGGCGAAAACGGCACCGGCAAATCCACCCTGCTGGAGGCTCTCGCGGTACGGTATGGCTTTAACCCGGAGGGTGGATCGAAGAATTTTAATTTTCATTCCCGCGATACCCATTCGGCCCTCTACCAGTTTATCCGCCTGACCAGAGGGCTGGTGCTGCCTGAGGACAACTACTTTCTGAGGGCTGAGAGCTTTTACAATGTTGCCTCGGAAATCGAGAACCTTGAAACGCAGGAATATGGAGGCGGCGGCCTTTATAACAGCTACGGCGGCATTTCGCTTCACGCCCAGTCCCACGGTGAGAGCTTTCTGGCCCTGATCCAGAACCGTTTCCGGGGCAGGGGGCTTTATATCCTCGACGAACCCGAGGCCGCCCTGTCCGCCTCCCGCCAGATGACCCTGCTGTCTCTGATCCACAACCTGGCCGAGGGCGGCTCCCAGTTTATCATCGCGACCCATTCCCCCATCCTGCTGGCCTGCCCGGACGCGGATATCCATGTTTTATCGCCGGACGGCGGCCTGGCCCGGACGCCCTACAAAGAGACAGAGCCCTACCTTTTGACCAAAATGTTTCTTGAGGACCCGGAGCGCATGCTCCACTATTTGCTGAACTAA
- a CDS encoding MerR family transcriptional regulator, with amino-acid sequence MLKIGEFSKLCYVSVRMLRHFEEMGLLLPERVDPFTGYRYYTAAQLTTVSTIVSLQRMGLSLTAIGEILESGSGSQALETHIEACYRKKLKEAEKLQVQLRQLKTAGERLRRKEETMKNYTVIAKELPSCQVASLRDTLSTYTEEGRLWGQLYAEIAPQHAKFTTPPFNTATYHDAEYNETNPDVEVQAAVLGTYQDTGHVTFKTLPARLVASVTFTGDYDQITGVNIAAMHWIEENGYRTNGTMFNVYHVGPGDTSDSEKWVTECCFPIAKK; translated from the coding sequence ATGCTGAAGATCGGAGAATTTTCCAAGCTTTGCTACGTCAGTGTCCGTATGCTGCGCCATTTTGAGGAGATGGGGCTTCTGCTCCCGGAAAGGGTGGATCCTTTTACGGGCTACCGTTATTACACCGCCGCCCAGCTGACCACGGTCAGCACCATTGTCTCTTTGCAGCGCATGGGCCTGAGCCTTACGGCCATCGGCGAAATTCTTGAGAGCGGCAGCGGCTCCCAGGCTCTTGAAACACACATTGAGGCCTGCTACCGGAAAAAGCTGAAGGAAGCTGAAAAACTGCAGGTTCAGCTCAGACAGCTGAAAACCGCCGGTGAGAGGCTGCGCAGAAAGGAAGAAACCATGAAAAATTATACCGTTATTGCCAAAGAACTGCCATCCTGCCAGGTTGCGAGCCTGCGTGACACCCTGAGCACTTACACCGAGGAGGGCCGCCTGTGGGGGCAGCTGTATGCCGAAATCGCGCCCCAGCACGCAAAATTCACCACGCCGCCCTTTAACACCGCCACCTACCACGACGCCGAATACAACGAAACCAACCCGGATGTGGAGGTACAGGCCGCTGTGCTTGGCACTTACCAGGATACCGGGCACGTTACCTTTAAAACGCTGCCGGCACGCCTGGTGGCCAGCGTTACCTTTACCGGGGACTACGACCAGATCACCGGCGTGAACATCGCGGCCATGCACTGGATCGAGGAAAACGGCTACCGGACAAACGGCACCATGTTCAACGTCTACCATGTGGGCCCTGGCGATACCAGTGATTCTGAAAAATGGGTAACGGAATGCTGCTTCCCCATTGCCAAAAAATAA
- a CDS encoding toll/interleukin-1 receptor domain-containing protein: MFTAFNLTMDEKEMARLEKEAAVSEQNENENQEKVVKDLRRYLDMGADFDGEALQAACFPELQFQVFLSHAQADAPLVSRLERWLREELGVSAFVDAWVWQAADTLVAEGYAPGHVYPLLHMVFGKMIAQSECVIFLNPYHSLKKPGPVGETPWIYAELQTARMTRKKKPERFKKFHFAVTLGTQLKIAFDPQLPNLLLLNAEDLEKWYGQQQVVSEEVYHLDLLYLQKQIII; this comes from the coding sequence ATGTTTACAGCCTTTAACTTAACCATGGATGAAAAAGAGATGGCCCGTCTGGAAAAGGAAGCCGCCGTTTCAGAGCAAAATGAAAACGAAAATCAGGAAAAGGTCGTAAAAGACCTGAGGCGGTACCTTGACATGGGCGCGGATTTTGACGGCGAGGCCCTGCAGGCGGCATGCTTTCCCGAGCTTCAGTTTCAGGTGTTTTTGTCCCATGCTCAGGCAGACGCGCCCCTGGTGTCCCGGCTCGAGCGCTGGCTCCGGGAGGAGCTGGGCGTTTCCGCTTTTGTGGACGCATGGGTCTGGCAGGCCGCGGATACACTGGTAGCCGAGGGCTACGCGCCCGGCCATGTTTATCCCTTACTGCACATGGTGTTTGGCAAAATGATCGCCCAGAGTGAATGCGTGATCTTTTTGAACCCGTACCACTCCCTGAAAAAGCCGGGGCCGGTCGGGGAGACCCCCTGGATCTACGCAGAGCTTCAGACAGCCCGCATGACCCGCAAGAAAAAACCGGAGCGGTTTAAAAAATTCCATTTCGCGGTAACGCTCGGCACCCAGCTGAAAATAGCGTTTGACCCGCAGCTGCCCAACTTGCTGCTCTTAAACGCCGAAGACCTTGAAAAATGGTACGGCCAGCAGCAGGTAGTCTCAGAAGAGGTCTATCATCTGGATCTGCTGTATCTGCAAAAACAAATTATTATCTAA
- a CDS encoding MarR family transcriptional regulator: MNHLNEELMEQFRKYQFLMHQGMRRFAPKGPKEDPHHGQGKVLVMLSENDGVSQKQLTEQSGIRPASLSELIIKLERNQLVERRKNETDKRNMDVYLTEAGKELADTIKSRKDESADFLFDVLSEEEKETLFGLFDKLITALEEKVADMDEEMPPAPHPHGPHGPHHGPHHGPHHGPQHGRGPHGPHRPEHDDREPEGEAADVLNEEQEVE, translated from the coding sequence ATGAATCACCTCAATGAAGAATTAATGGAGCAGTTTAGAAAATACCAGTTTTTAATGCACCAGGGCATGCGCCGCTTTGCGCCGAAAGGCCCCAAGGAGGACCCGCACCACGGGCAGGGCAAGGTGCTGGTGATGCTGTCTGAAAATGACGGCGTCAGCCAGAAGCAGCTGACCGAGCAGTCCGGCATCCGCCCGGCATCCCTGAGCGAGCTCATCATCAAGCTGGAACGGAACCAGCTGGTGGAACGCCGCAAAAATGAGACGGATAAGCGCAACATGGACGTTTATCTGACCGAGGCCGGAAAAGAGCTGGCAGACACCATCAAAAGCCGAAAGGACGAATCCGCAGATTTTCTGTTTGACGTTCTGTCCGAAGAAGAAAAGGAAACCCTCTTCGGGCTTTTCGACAAGCTGATCACCGCGCTGGAAGAAAAGGTCGCGGATATGGACGAGGAAATGCCGCCGGCTCCCCACCCGCATGGTCCCCACGGCCCGCATCATGGCCCCCATCACGGGCCGCATCATGGGCCGCAACACGGCCGGGGCCCGCATGGCCCGCATCGTCCGGAGCATGACGACCGGGAGCCAGAGGGCGAAGCGGCAGATGTTTTGAATGAAGAACAAGAAGTGGAATAA